Genomic window (Lycium barbarum isolate Lr01 chromosome 2, ASM1917538v2, whole genome shotgun sequence):
GTTTCctcctcttttttcttcttttttatttttcacttGATATCTGATGCAATTTTTTTTCttgtgattaaaataaattatttgaatattaatattaagaaaactacatgaaaagatATGGTATATTGTATATGGTATAAGAGaagtacatgaaaatatacctaAAATGTATAAAGTATATAACAAatcatattatatgtatatatagtatataacagtgcaatatacataaatataagtaCAATTATGTATATACTTGTTCAAAGAATTGtagtataatatatatcatataaataatatatttgtTTATTGATTAAAATGCTAATTGATTATGTTGGAGATTTTCAGAAAAGTATTTAATGTGTTTTAATATATATTTAGTTTCATTATCACTAGTTCTTGAAACTCCTTAGTTTAGCCTTTTATCAATAGCAACATCTTTTTATTTATGATATAATATCATAGGGTTTGAGATAATGTTTCCTTAATGATAGGTAGGAAAGGAGAACTTGTAGGGACAAATTaagggttggggggggggggggggggggataatatGTATAAATTTATTACCATATTTAGACGAAATTGACCATATCTAAAGATTTTTCCTCTCATCATTTATAAGGTATATTTTGTAGATTctgtaatttaaaaaatatttgtagGTGCTTTAAATAATTGTATATTTACTAGTATTTATGTGAGTTTCCCCTTAATTTTTGCTCTTTGGCAATCAAACTTGTTTTAGTGGGGCATAAGTTAAAAGTCATGCAAGGTATAATTTGTGAAATATTATGATGGGGAAAAATTATTCCTTATGTACTAATTTAAgcgtcttagtttgacttgacatggagtttaagaaacaaAGATAAATTTTTGAATTTTATGGCCTTAAATTAAAGGGGAAAGGGTCAAATTTGTCCCTCTACTATGTGAAAAGGATCAAATTTACCCTCCATTATACTATCGATTTAAAAATACCCCCGACGTTATCTAAATGGTTCAAATATAGCCCTCCTCCGTTAAGTATATCCAAGGTGGACTTCCAATGCCATGTGACACTGACACTTGATGAGGTGGAGATCACGTGGCATGCCATGTCACCCACCAAATCCATTTTACCCCATCCCCTTCCCTTCTTCCACCACTAGCATCTTCTCCCCTCAACCAACATTGCTACCATTAACACCACCATGACCACCACCATTTCCATCGGTCACCACCTCTACATGCTTAAAATCTTTCACAATAATAATGTCCGACGAAAAGACATTACTTCTGCTAGCAATTGTACAATACCAATAAATTTACCACAACTTCTTCTTATTTTGATACTTTATCCAAGTCTTCATCGTCATATGTCAGTGAGCAACTGAATTGATTCATGTGCACCAAACCATCAAGTTCTTTAAGAGGTCAAAATCAGTTGCATCTACTAACAATAACCTTTTGAATATAGGTAATCCTAACACATAATATTTTGCAAAACTAAATGAGTAACCAAAATTGAATCTATGCTATCTTAGTGATTTCTTCTGAATAAAAAAAAGTTTGTGTCCAGTCACTAATACACGTAGCTTAAGATAGCATCTATGTTCTTGTATTGTAGAATAAAGAAATATACTCAGTTAGTCATTTAATATAAGTTAGTCAAGTTAAAGCTCAGTTAGTTATAACTAACTTCAGGAAAACAATTATGTCTACCAGCTGTGTAtacaacctatatatatatatatatatatatatatatatatatatacgatgtatatgtgtatgtagaAGATTAAGCTTGATGAATAAGTTgatatttctttctttctcaGTATCTCTTGTCTCTCCTCTTTCTCTtatctctcttcttctttcttatgATCTCCACAATCTTTATATGAAAAATTAGTATATGTTCTTGATCTTAATATTCATTCTTAGCTTCAAAtattaacatggtatcagagcaggtggtTTAATCATCTGTTTTTCGTGAAATTCATTCAGTTACTACACAAGATTCTGGAGAATTATCAAATCTTGCTTCCGCTCATCTTCAAATTTTGAAATCTTGAAAAATGACTAATATCGGTGTAAATGGTGTTACTGGTGGAGTTCCTGTCAATGAAGGGACTCAATATGGTTCTGAAACACAAACTAACATGGAATTCCACTCAATAACGGAGTTTCGAATGGAGGAAATTAGTTTCAACAAAATGCAAATCAAGCTATGGGAATCGACTACACTCATCCCTTGTTCTTGAGTTCAACTGAGGTAAGTGGTATTCAAATGATATCATTTCAGTTGACTGGGATGGAAAATTACTCTATTTGGCATAAGTCTATGAGACTTGCCTTACTTGGAAGAAACAGGTTTGCTTTAGTTGATGGTACTGGTGGTAAAGATAAATTTCCTGCTGAAATGGGAAAACACCGGGAAAGAGTCAATGCTATAGTGCTTTCTTGGGTGATGAACTCAATCTCTAAAAGTCTACTTGGAGGAATTATGTATGCTACAAGTGCTGAAGCAATTTCGTAAGACTTGGCTGAAAGGTTCGACAAAGTAGATGGCTCAAGAACCTTTAATGTTCACAAGGAGATAGAAACTTTGACCCAAGGTGCTGCTTCTGTTTTTGTGTATATTTCAAGACTTAAGGATCTTTGGGAAGAGTTTGAGGCTCTTGTGCCAACACCTGGTTGTAATTGTGAAAAATCTAGGGAGTTTGTGTTGCACTTACAAAAACTGAAGTTGTTTCAGTTCTTGATGGGGTTGAATGACTCATATGGTCAAGCTAGGAGTAAAATTCTTTTGATGTGCCCCTTACCATCTGTGAACAGGACTTACTCGATAATTAGTCATGAGAGTCAAAAAACAGTTGCAGCAACTGCTGGTGTCTTAGGCCAAAATCCTAGTACTGCAAACTATGATATTGCTTTATATactagaaattatggaaatggaaatcAAAACGATCATGGAATCAATAACTATGGTGGAAACAATAACTATGGAGGAAACAATcaaagatttaaaaagaactaTAACAATTTCTGTGAATTTGTAAGTGTAAAGGACATTCAAAAGAAACTTGCTACAAAGTAGTTGGATTTCCTGCTAATTTTAAGTCTAAGAAGAAAGGAGGTTCAGGTGGTGGACACAGTGCACATAATGTGAACTTGATTAATGATGGAAGTCTTGTTGAGAATTTCACTCGGACTGGTTAAGAAGGTTCAAACTACATATATGGTCAAAATACAAGTGTAGGTGCTCCAAGACTGATGGTTCAAGATCAGAACTCTGGTAGTTCAATGAATCAAAGTCTCAATGGTCAAAATATGGTTCAAAACTACCAGATGAATCAAGGAGGATATCAAGGACTATTCACTCAAAACCAATATGAGCAGATAGTTCAGCTGTTGAATCAGAAGAATGCTACTTCCACTTCTGCACCTTTTTTTTGCTAATGTTGCTACTAATAATGTCACTAACAATGCTACTACTTCAGGTATAGATAGGTGTCTAGTTTCATTGACACCTAATGGTCCTGAATCGATCATAGATACTAGAGCCACAAATCACATAGCCTCAGATCTAAGCTTACTAAAAAAAGGACACTATTCAAGTACCAAACAAACCTAAACAAGTATACTTACCTAATGGAGAGGTGTCGCTTGTTACACACATTGAAAATAGTTCAATCTAAAACAGAAGTACTGTTTCAAATGTGCTTCATGTACCTCAATTTAAATTCAATTtacttttaatttctaaactaacCAACGAATTGCAGTGGtttgcttcctttttttttttttcttctgactTTTGTGTTTTTCAGGATCTCTTCACTGGGAGGGTGAAGGAGATTGGTAGAGTTGATGATGGATTATACTTGCTGATGTGTCATGCTGCAAGACTGAGAAGAGAGTTTAGTTGTTTAGTTCAACAACATGAAGCAAACAAGCTAGATATAACTTTGTGGCATAAAAGACTAGGCCATAGTTCTTTTAGTATTTTACATAAACGATTTCCTAGTAGAATACAACAATAAAGGATAAACTAGATACTTGTACAGTTTGTCCATGTGCTAAGCAAATCAGATTACCATTTCCAATTAGTAGTATTAGGAGTGCAAACTTCTTTGATGTGATTCATGTGGATCTATGGGGACCTTACAAAACCCCTACTTTTGATGGAAATAGATATTTCCTTACTATAGTATATGATTTCTCAAGAATGACATGGATATTTCTTCTTAAATGAAAATCTGATGTGTGTGTTTCTTTACAATTCTACTTTGCATACACTAGAAATCAGTTTAATAAGACAGTCAAAACAATAAGAACAGCTAATGGTACATAATTCATAAACAATATCTGTGATAGCATGTTCAAATAGTTGGGAATAATACATCAGAAAACCTGTGCATACACATCTTAACAAAATGGTGTGGCTGAAAGAAAGCATAGACATATACTTGAGCTGACTAGAGCTATTAGACTACAAGGTCACATTCTTATAAAATTTTGGGGACATTGTGTCCTAGCAGCAGTTTATCGGATAAATAGGTTGCTTGCCACTGTGCTACAGAACAAATCACCTTATGAGCAGTTCTATAATAGAAAACTATCTATAAGTCACCTAAGAGTGGTTGGATGCTTATGTTTTGCTAAGGACTTAACTCAAAAGGACAAAATGCTATCAAGATCAAAACTTGTTGTACTGATGGGGTATTCAGAAGTACAAAAGGGATATATACTGTATGATTTGACTCATTTATCTTTCTTTGTCAACAAGGATGTAATCTTCAGAGAAGAAGTATTCCGTTTCTCCAATCAAACTAACAACCAACTACCAATGTTTATGGACACCACACCAGGACCAAACAGTGCAGAACCATGGCATGATTCTGCAGTCATTCATTTCAACTCAATTCCACAAGCAGTGACACACACAAAATTGCCTGATCATACTCAAGCTGATACACAACCTACTCAACATAGCAATTCAGACATGTTGAATCAAGATGCACCACACTTAGAGGAGGAACTTGATCATGAAGATTAGCCTATTGATCCTTAGAACAAACAAGAGGGTGCTAATCATCCAGGACAAGCTCAAAATGCTCCACCAACTCAAACTAGACAATCTACAAGAACAAAATATGCTCCTATTTGGATGAGAGACTGTGTCCCTCAGCATCAACAAAGATATTCCTTGTAGTATTGACATATATATCAATTATAATAAGCTTTCAAACAAGTACCAATCCTACATAGCTACTCTATCTACTACAACTGAGCCTACTAGCTAAAATGAAGCAACAAAAGATCCCATGTGGATTCAAGCAATGAAGGAGGAGATAACTGTATTGGAAAACAACAATACATAGCAGGTGGTGCCATTACCAAAAGGAAAGATTCCTATAGGGTGCAAGTGGGTGTACAAGATCAAGTATAAGGCAAATGGTGAGGTGGAAAGATATAAGGCAAGACTAGTAGCAAAAGGATACAGTCAAAAAGAAGGAATTGATTTTCAAGAATGTGCTTTCACTAGCTGCTGCTAAGGAGTGGCACATTCATCAAATGTATGTGTACATTGCTTTCTTACAAGGAGATTTACATGATGAAATCTACATGGATCTGCCACAAGGATTTCACAGTCAGGGGGAGAATTTAGTAGACAGACTGGTGAAATCCTTGTATGGATTAAAACAGGTACTTAGGCAATAGAACACTAAGCTATTTGAAGCACTTCTCAGGTTTCAATTCAAGCAAAGTCAACATGATCATTCACTCTTTACCAAACACTCAAAACAAGGCACTGTGATCATACTTgtttatgtggatgatatgctAATTGCAGGAGACAGTTTGGAACAGATTCTAGAAACCAAAACGGCCTTACAAAATGCCTTTAAGATGAAAGACTTGGGTGAACTAAAGTATTTCCTTGGAATTGAATTTGCAAGGTCAAGTAAAGGAATCACtatgcataaaaggaaatatgcTTTAGAACTTACTTCTGAGGCTGGACTAGCAGCGTCAAAACCAGCAAATACACCAATTGATATCAATGTCAAGTTAACATCTAGACAATATGATGAAACTATCAAAGATAAAGTCTACATAGAGGAGGATCCTCTTACTGATCAAAGTGGTTATCACAGGCTTATACGGAAGCTTTTGTATCTAACAGTAACAAGACCAGATATCTCTTTTGCAGTTCAAACCTTGAGTCAATTTCTACAAGATCCAAAGAAATCTCATATGGATGTAGCACTGAGAATTATGAGATATATTAAGAAGCAACCTGGGCAAGGATTGCTCCTATCTAGCAAGTTTAGAAATGAAATAACCGAATTTTGTGATGCAGATTGGGCTTCATGCCCCATTACCAGAAGATTTGTTACAGGATTCATGATAAAATTTGGAGACTCTCTTGTATCTTGGAAATCAAAAAAGTAGACAGTCGTGTCAAGAAGCTCTGCTGAATCTAAATATAGGAGTATGCCAACAATTGGAGCTGAGTTAACCTAGTTATTGAGGTTAACCTGGTTATTGGGGTTGTAAAGGAACTAGATACAAAAATTATACAACCAATATTCATTTACAGTGATAGTAAGGCTGCATTACAAATAGCAGCAAATCCTGTCTACTATGAACGAACCAAACATACTCAGATGGACTGTCATTTTATAAGAGAGAAGATACATCAAGGACTAGTAGCTACACAATACATTTCTACAACAGATCAACCAGCTGATATACTGACTAAGGGACTATCAAAGGTGCAACATGAATATCTAAAGTCCAAGCTAGGTGTACTTGATATATTTCACCCCACctagcttgagggggagtgtagAATAAAGAAATAAACTCAGTTTAGTCGAGGAGCAGTTTACAACTCAGTTAGTTATAACTAACTTCAGGAAAACAGTTATGTATACCAGCTATATACaacctatatatatatgatgtatatgtgtatgtagaAGATTTAGCTTGATGAATAAAGTTGATATTTCTTTCTCTCTCAGTATCTCTTGTCTCTCCTCTTTCTCTgatctctcttcttctttcttatgATCTCCATAATCTCTATATGGAAGATTAGTATATGTTCTTGATCTTAATATTCATTCTTAGCTTCAAATATTAACATGTATACTTAGCTATCATAAATGTGTCTCAATGTCTTCTCATGGCTATAATGCCTATAGAGTTGGAAGGCAGGTGGAGGTGGTGATCGGTGGAAATGTTGGTGGTCATGGTAGCAATGGTAGTTGAGGGGAAAAGATGCTAGTGGTGAAAGAAGAAGGGAAGGGGATGGGGTAAAGTGGGTTGGGTGGGTGACATGGCATGCCACGTGGTCTCCACCGCACCAAGTGTCTGCGTATGTTTGAATCATTTAAATAATGTTGGGGGTATttttgaaccaatagtataacggaGGATAAGTTTGACCCTTTTCACGTAGTAGAGGGACAAATTTGACCCTTTCCCTAAATTAAATTAAAGACGTGAAGTCGTTCAACTCGTGTGCACTCTTTATGAGACGACAGTCCACAAAAGGAAAAGTAAAGATTAAATTGGGACGGAAACAATATTTCTTACATGGGAAAaagattaaagaccagcccaaaataGGGGCAAAAGTGCCAACGACCCTTTTGAAAAACGGGTTTATATGTTATAACTAGTGATTTGGTTAGATGAGATTCAGAATTGGCAGTTGATTACATTTCATCATCACGCTAATTTGCATTCCCTTACAGACAATCAATCTGAATTTTCACTTCGATACAGAGAGTATCAGCTTCAATTTATCTCTCCATTTCCTCTAGGTTCTTTCTCTCTCCTGTTATATCCTTCTTTTCTTCATTTTGTTCAATGGATTTGAATTTCCGGATCTAACCGACTTGTTTGATATTGAATTTTGGAACTTGGAGTTAATCGAGctcttttcttctcattttttAAGTTACTCCGTTGGATTCGTACAGTCtgatttttttaactttttttttttaattgatagATTCAGTGTTGCAGGTGTCGAAATTGGATTTGGATTTGTGTGGATTATTAGGCGACAATGGTTTCCTTCGAAATGAATGATCGCAAAAGTAAGTCGATAAACTAGTTGTCGCTTGTGAACAATACTAGCTTTGTTTTTCTGCTGGATATTTCCTATTGTAGtatttcatatgctttgaagactAGATTACTGACTAACGTCGGAATAAAAACATAATCAGTTGAAAGTCCACTACCGTTAAATCCTTTCTGCTCTTCAATTTTGCTAATTATGTGAAAATTGGCTTATGATCACTAATATACATCGAACTTAAGATAACAAGACTTGGGTGTTCCAGAGTGGATAGGttcaattttaaaagaaaaatatcgCAATCTACAGTTAATTATTTCATGATTGAAGAATTTAGAGGAGATAAAGTTAATTAGAGATATATTTTCATCAATATTTTGGATACTATGGTAAGGTTCAAGATTTTGGCAAGCTGAATCTATTTATCCTAATGACATGTAATACTAAAGGTTGGTGGAGATCCAATCATCCAACAAGACTTATGCAAAGAATAACTTACCCAAGACAAGTGTGACTTGGTGACAAGAGTTTTAATGCAAAATTGCAAGATTTAAATGATCAAATTCGAAACAAGTATTTTGGGAACACGTGTATATGTTGAATGTACCAAAATTGCAAGATTTAAGTATTGTCGGcatagagtttaagaaagtaaagaagacttttgaatcttgtggtcttagaTTAAATGTATGttgaatgtaccaaaatgccttttaatcttatggtcttaaacgcgccatgtggaaagttggaattaaagagttgtcaTAAAAAGGAAACAACTATTCTTTTtgaaacggactaaaaag
Coding sequences:
- the LOC132628454 gene encoding uncharacterized mitochondrial protein AtMg00810-like, with protein sequence MDLPQGFHSQGENLVDRLVKSLYGLKQQSQHDHSLFTKHSKQGTVIILVYVDDMLIAGDSLEQILETKTALQNAFKMKDLGELKYFLGIEFARSSKGITMHKRKYALELTSEAGLAASKPANTPIDINVKLTSRQYDETIKDKVYIEEDPLTDQSGYHRLIRKLLYLTVTRPDISFAVQTLSQFLQDPKKSHMDVALRIMRYIKKQPGQGLLLSSKFRNEITEFCDADWASCPITRRFVTGFMIKFGDSLVSWKSKK